A window of Heliomicrobium undosum genomic DNA:
CCGCAACGACAACAGCCGGTTCGAACATGACCCATCACCTCCCTTCCCCCGCAACGCCTACACTGACTAATGCGAGAAATGGGGGTCGATTGTGACACGATAGGGGCTGGCAATCATTTCTGGTTACGATGCGATCAATTTCAGTCGGTCCAGAATGACAACCAAACGATAGAACGTAGCGTCTCCGGCGGGCTCCGTCAGGACATCTTTATCCATCAGCTTTTTTACGCTCTCCCGCGCCCAGTCCGGTACAACCGCCAGCTTCTCTGCCTGGATACGTTCCTGTTGCCGCTTAGCAATGGAGGCGATAAAGGCGTCCCACCGGGGCAGGATGAGGTGCGGACAGAGCTTGCCGGTCCAATGCTTGTGGGGAACCACGTTACTGAGCGGGATGGCGTGTTCTTTCATCAAATCAATAATCAGGTCGATTGCATTGGTCTCCGCCTGCGCCAAATTGCCGTCGCTGTTCTCGCAAATCTCCACGCCGATGCTGGTCCGGTTGCCGGGGCCGTTCAACCCGTCGCCAGCGTGCCAGGCGTTCTCGTTGGTGGGGATGTGTTGAATGATCTGCAGATCGTCGACGGTAAAATGCCAACTGGTCGAACCGGCTCCGGGCGATTTGATGAAGGCTGCGTGACCGGCAGCGTTGGCCCCCTTGGTGCTGTTGCCGGTGTTGTGGACGGTGATGAACTTGGGCGTCAGTGCGTTGCCGGGCCGGTTTTTCGCGCCCACCGGGACCAGGTCCTGAATGATGTTTGCCATTACGCTTTTCCCCTTTCTCGAATATCGATTTTGATCTCTTGCACGTCGCAGGATAGCTTCTCGTACTGCTTTGCCAGGACCTCAAACTGCCGGGAAACGTCCTTGAGAAAATCGGTCAGCTTGTCCTCCCGGACCTTGGCCTCGGATTGCAGTCGGCGGCTGTCGTTCAGTTGGTACAGGTACAAAGACACGAACAAGGCAGCCCATAGACCCTGTTCCAATGCGACGGAAATCAGCTTATCCATCCCTTCCCCCCTCTGGAAAATCAAAAAACCCCTGCTGTGGGGTTTCGGTTATCGCCGGATTTCTTTTATTAGCTCCAAAATCAGGTTGAGTTTATCGTCCATATCCTCCAGGGTAAGTTTTGTGCCCTTCGCTCGCTTTTCCGAAAGAACGGCCAACCGTTGTTCACGCAATTCCTTTGTTTGTTGGCTCTGCGGTTTGGGGATCCGAATCGTAGGTCTTGCCATTACGACACCTCCACCTCAAAGGACATCGGCTCCGAAACGGTGTTTTGGGCCTGTACGAATACCCGATACTTCCCCGCTGCCTCCGCCACAAAGTCAAATTCGGCCTTGCCGTTGACCATATCGAGGTTTAAGACGACGGGGTTCTCCCCTTCCAGATCGACTTGAACGGTTAGAACCGCAGCATCTGACAATGGGGTGTTCTTCCAACTCCGGAGTTCAACCGTTACGGGCATAGCCTCCCCTGCACGGACGCCTGATTTTAGGCTGGTCACATGGAGCTGGATTTCCGGGCAAAAAAAGGACTTGCTTAGGAGACAGCCCCCTTCCCGTTCGACTTTGTAGACGGAGCCATTTTCAACGACGTATTCCGTAATCATCGGCGTCCCCCTTAGACTCGGGTATAGAAGATGCCCCATTTTAGGGAGGGGCTTTGGTAACTGCTTGACGTATTGGAGAAGGTCAGGCGGATGCGCGATTCCGAGTAAAAGAGCGGTGGAAATGTAAAGATGGCAGTGCCTGAAAATGAAGTGTAGGTGTACGTAGAGTTAGGCGAGTAGAATGATTGCGTGTACGTATCCGGCAGGAAAAAGGCGAGAGATTTGTGGCTTGTGCCAAAATAATCGCCCGTGGAAGGCCGCCAAATCCATACCCCGGTAGAAGGGTGGTTTAGCGTGCTCCCGTAAACACCGTTCATAATAAAAGAACCATCCACTTCCAGCTTGTAGGATAAGTTGGAGGCTCCCGACATGAACTCGATGTACCCGCCGAGAACATGCAGAGGCCCAGTGATATTAAAAACCTCTACGTCGTTTTGGCTAGGATATGTTGTGGCGTTGAAGCCGCTCGCAATATAAACCTTTTTTCCGGCAGCCCAGGGCGTTCGGGCCAAGGCCGATGCAATAGCCGTGTGCTCACTGGTGTTATTGGCTTTCAGGTCCCCAACCTTGGCGTGTAAACTCCCGGCGGCATTGTTGGCGTCCGTTCGTAATCCAATCTGCCGTCGGAAGAATGACAGCATAGCCTCGCTTAGTCCAAACATCAGCCAGTTCCCCCTCGTTTCAGATACTCGCCGACCCATGCATAGGACACTGTGTCGCGAATCCCTCCGGCATGGCCGTCAATTGGTGGAAGATACCGATAGACCCTGCTGACCATTTCCCCTGCGTATTCCAGCGTGGTATAACCGGTCCCGTACACGCCGTGCTTCAATTCGCCCGACTCACCAGCAAACATTTTGAAGTGAACGGCGCTCTCTTCCTCCCAAGCACCTGGGTTGAGCCGACGATAGCTGGGGTAGGCCGCATCTAACCCTGTTTCTCCATGCAGGTGAAAGTGATCCACAGCGTTGCCTCCGCGAAGGATCACCAACCAGTAGATGGCGCCTGCTGTAAGCCCAGTCAGGTCAACAGGGATGCTGAAATACCCTCGGGCTTCCGGCAAGAATTCCTTTGGCAGAATGCTTCGCTTGAGCGTTGTCCCGTCGGAGTTGCCGTTCGCGGCCAGGCCCGAGCGAATCTCAATGATGACATCGGCCCCACTACCATGCCGGGCCAGTTCCAGTTCAACCCGAGCAACCTCCGTGGTATTAGCCGCCGTAAACCGGATGGCGTGGTCGTAGCTGGCACAGTCAAATTCCGCGATGCCGGAGCCGGTTTTTCCATCTTTCTGTACCCCGTCGTAAATCAGCGAGAACGGCTGCAATGTGAGCAGGCTGTTCATCGTGGCCTCGTCGAGAACGCTCACTCCGGCCTTAAACGCGTTGATCGGTATATTCGTCCCTCCTTACTCGCCTTTTACCGTAATCCTCGCCTCAACAGTTAAGACCGTGTTGGCGCTTTTCGACCAGGGTTGCACCAGCAGGTTCAGCATCGTGCCCGTTCCTGCAACATCAGTGGCTCCCACGAAGATGGATACTTTGCGGTGATCCCCGTTCGCCTCCCCCGGCAGAAGCTGTGTGCGAAACCTCACCTGATTGCCCGATTGGCTTACCGATGATACGGGCTTTCGCAGCAGTTCTGCGATGGTCTCGCCGGGCGCTGTGTCGTCGCCGATGACCAGGTAAGGGCTGGGCAGTAGGCCGATGTTCTGGGCGATCAACCCGAAACCGGCCTGGGTGATGAAGTTGTTCAGCGGGCCTTTTATCGTGCCATCGGAATACTCGAAGAACCACTCGCCTTTTACGTTAACTTTCAAATAGCCACCCCGTTGCAAATGGTCATGGTCTCATCAAAGGGGCGTTTCCAGACGCGCCCCTGTACTCGTCCTGATAGAGCCCGAAAGCGAACATAACCGGGGTTCTGCAGGTCAATCGTTTGATGTAGCGGAACAGATCGCCAAGGAGAAAAAGCGATTCCGTCCAAACTGGTCGCCATCTCAACCTGGGGCCACGTGTTGGAATCAACGGTCCACAATGACAAAAACCCGGCCTCCGCAAACAGCGTCTGGACCGGGTTTAAGGGGGTTGCTTCGAACTCGAGACTTTGCTCAACCACAAAGGGCAGCTGGGCCGCTTTGGTTACAAGACTGTCGCCAACCTGTAAGCCTTCGGTGCCATAGATGAACTTGTTCAGCCGGGCCGTTTCGTTCAAGCCTGCGTTTTTTTGGCTGCTGACCAGCGCCTGTAAGACATCCGGGATGCCGAGCAGCCGGCCGCCGTACTCCACATGATAGGTCCATTGATCCGGCGTCAGCGGCGAAAGGGTTACAGACTGGACGAGGTACGTTCCAGAGACGCCGATGTCTGGTAAGTCCACGGCGATCAATTGTCCCGGTGTCCACTCGCCTGTTTCGGTATCGAAGCTGCCTTTCACCCGGGGATTGGCGTGGCTCCGTAAATCCGCCTGCCCTGCCGCCTCCGCCGCCTCAATGGAGGTTAGCTTGGGATCGACGATGACATGTTCGTACACCCCGTCGCCGCCCTGCACCGCCGCAACAGCCTGCTGGGAGCGGATATCGTCGATCATGGTGATTACGTCGATGTCGTAGCGGTATGTGAAAGAGAGCGTTGATCCGCCAGGTGTCGTTGCGGTCTGAGGGCTGGCTTTGACGTACTTTTCCTGGTAGTTCAGGAGGTAAGCGTACTCGGCCTCGTCATGGACGTTTTCAATCCCCACCGACACCGGCACCCCAGCAATCTGAAAGCTCAACTCATGGGGTTTATGGGGAAGCATCCAAATCCGGGCCAACCCGTCTGCCTTGGTTTCGTAATAAAAGGGATCCGACAGCATCACACCGCCCCGGACGTACACCCGGTTGCGGAGCCCTTGGATTTGGATGTCGTGCTTGATGTTGCGGAGGGGAAACGTCTGGTCGATGGGTACGGGCGAGGACCGGGTCGTATCAGCAGGATCGAAGAACCAAACGTCCCGGAAATAGTCCACATACCAGTCCCACCCGCAATACTCGGCCAGCTTCTTGAAACACTCAGAGGGCTGCTGGTAGTCGAAGATGATAAAGGCCACATTCGGCGCACCGGTCTGGACGTGGTTTGCCGCAAAGTCGGGGGCGTACTTAAGACAGATGTCCCGCACAATCCAATCGGCTGTGCGGTTTTCGTACGTCTCCACCACCAACCGCCGATCCAACTGGTAGGTATAGTCCTGGCACTCCACCTGCCAGATCCGCAAGGCCCCCACCCGGCGGGACAGTTTGACTGTATCGACGATCCCCGCAAATAGCCGCTTGCCGTTGACTTCCACGATCACTTCGTCACCTTCGGTGGGCTTTACGTTCTTGATGCAAAAAGAACAGGTGTCCACCATTTGGGTGAGCACCTGTTCAATCGAAATATCCTCCAGCAGGATTGCAGAAATCCGTTCGATACCGGCGATGCGAAAGGACTCGGCCATTACCACTTCACCCCTCGCCGGGCCAGTTGCCGTTCTAGCTGCTCCCAAATCTCCGAGGCGTTGCTGCCTTGGATCGTAATGTGAAAGGTGTTGCCGCCGCCTGCCGGTGAGAGTTCCGGCGTAGAGAAGGGTCGCGGGGCGTAGGCCGTTGAAGCGACTTCATGAGTGGCCCTGTTCGCCATCGTCCGACCGGCGTCGCCCACCGCGTCCCCCTGGCGATCCATACCCGCGATGAAGCCGAGGGCCGTGAATTCCCCGATTTCGCGCATAACCCGGGAGGGTGAGTGGATTTTCAGGGCGCTTTTGGCCGAATCGATAGCTCCCTGAAACAGGCCGGCTGCGGCGTTACGGAGCCAGCCGCCGAGGTTCATCATGCCGTCCACAAAACCGCGGACCACGTTCATGCCCATGGTAAACGCTTCTTGCTTGATTTCCTCCCATTTCTGCCGGAGGACCGTCTTGATGACCGTCATGGCCGCCATCAGCTTCCCCGGAGCCTCGGCAAAGCAGGCCAGCACCAATCGCCACATCTCTTCGGTTAGCCGCCGGAAGGTTTTTGTGGCTTCATCCCAAGTGGATTTGAGCGACAGGGCGGCGGCGATTACAGTCTCCAGAACAGAGGCGAGAATGGTCCGGGTGCTCCCGTCCACGGCGGTTAAGGTATTATTCCAAACCCGGCCAATAAACTCCCAGGCCGAACCGATCTTCTGGCTTACCGCATTCATCGCTCGGGCGATCTCATCTTTTACCGAATTCATGCTGTCGGTGGTGGCTCGACGGATCGTATCAAAGGCGCTGGTCCAGATTCGTTTGAGGCTTTCCCAAAGCGTGGCGACGATATCACCCAGCCGGGCTTTCGCCGCCTCGAAGGTTTCGACGATGCGATCCCAGTTGCCAGCGACGAGGTCGATCAAAATCAGGAAGCCTGCGGCAAAGACGATTTTCAGACCGTTCCAAATGGCCTGGGCAATTGCCGCTAAGGTTTGGGTATGGGCCGAAAACAGGGCTGAAATTGCCGTCCATGCGTTCGCCACGATCGCCACGACCGTGTTGCCGGCTCCTTGAAAGATAGCGGCAATGCCGTTCCAGGCTCCCGCAGCTATACTTTGAATCGACGTAAACGCCGCACTGGCCGCCGTGCCGATTGCGGACCATACGCTACTCAGATAAGCGGAGTAGGCATCCCAAACTGCTGCAGCCGTTTCAAGGAGCCCGTCCCAGATAACCTGGAAGAAAACGCCGATACCGGTCCAAATCGAGACTGCAGTTTGCTCGATAGTTGACCAGCAAGTAGCCAGTTTTTTCGTGATTTCGTCCCAGTGGGTGTACAAATAAATCCCGGCGATTGCCAGCGTCCCGATTACGGCTGCGGCAATCCCGACCGGCGTGGCCAACGCTGCCGCCGCTGCGCCGTAGGCTGCCATGACGCTGATGGCTGCGGAAAGGATCCCATTGATGGCTGCAAACGCTGTAAATCCAGAGGCAATGCCGAGCAGGATGGGGCTGATGATACCCCAGTTGTCTTGCAGAATTGAGAACAGCGTTGATACGCCAGTGATGATGCCGTTTAATACCGTTGCTACTCCTGGCGAGAAGGCGCCTTCTATGGCCCCCTTTAATCCGTCGGCCTTAAACCCGGACGATAGCTTGTCCACAAAAGCGATGGCCAGCGGCATGAAAGCTTTTAACCGCTCCGATACCGGCTGCAACACCTGGCCGATCAGCATGTTCGTGTTGTCTTTCAAGGTACTAAGCATCCCGGTAAAGGTCTGGCTCTGCTTCTGCATGGCCCCGGAGAACTTGGTGCCCATTGCTTCAATCAGCGCCGGGACGGCCTCGTCAGCCATGACCTTCCCCTGGGCAGATAGCGCCATGAGTTGTTGCTTGCTCATGCCCAGTTTGTCGGCCATCAGGTCCCAGGCAGGGATGCCCCGTTCGGCCAACTGGTTCATTTCCTCCGCCGACACCTTGCCCTTGGTGGCCATCTGGCCGAGAGCCATGGTGATGCCATTGAGGACTTCCTCTCCCCCGCCGATCGCGGATACAGCATCGCCGATGGACCGGAGGTTGGGCATGACGCTCTCGGCGCTAAAACCCATCGCCAGCATCAACTTGGCCGACTTTTGCAGGCCGGGGAACTCGAAGGGCGTCTCGGCTCCGAATCGCTGCAGTTGGCCGATCATGTCCCGCGCCTTTTCAGCGGATCCAAGCAGGGTTTCAAAAGAGATGGCCGCCTGCTCCATGTCGGCGTTAAACGACAATCCTTTGCCGATGCTCAGGCCGCCGAGGGCCGTGGTGATTGCGCCGATGGCAGGCAGGGCGACGCTCTTTAAACTAGAAAAGGCCCCACCCATTGTGGAGCCCGTCTGTTGCATCTGTCCACCGGCGTATTTCACCTGTCCCATAGCCGTCTGGATTTTCGATTGCAGGCCGGAGATATCGGCGGTGAAGCTGACAAGAACGCTGGAGAGTGAGGCCAACCGCTTCCCTCCTTATCGGCCCTACGATTTGAACTTCTGTTTTAACTCCGACAGAGCTTGAAGCTGCTCGTTACGTTGAACCCGCTTCACATCAGCCGTTTTGCCGAGCAGTTTATCGGGCGTTACCGGCCGCTTCAGGTTCCCGCTGGCGTTCATGATGTGGCAGGCCAGCCAGGCTGTCCGGTAATCCTCGGCTTCCTGGCGCTGACGCTCGGCCTCAAACCGGCTGTCGATGAGGTCCAGCAGTTCGGCCAGCGTGATCGCCCAAAACTGATCCGGGGAAAAACCAAGCGAGCCGAAGGCGACCTTTTTGAGTTGGTCCCAGTCGGCTCGCGTTAATCGTTTTTTCGGGTCGCCGTTTCAAAGGCTTCCGCAATCTTGGTCTGGACGTAGGCCATGTTCTCAAAATCCACCCAATCGCCCACGGCTTTCTCCGTCAGTTCCGGGGCTTCATGGATGAGCCCGGCCCACAGGAACGTGCGGATCGCCTTGAGGCCAAGGTTTGCCTCGCCCAGTTCTGTTACCGTCAGCCCCAGCTTATCTTCAATTTCGGCCAGGGCGTTGAGGGTGTAGCGGAGCCGCCGAGGCTTGTCCAGGTCAATATCCACGAATCCACGCTGTTTGTTTGCCATCCGTTACCTCCTTTAGCTTCCTGTCGATACCGCCAACGCCCCGGTGCCGGTCAAAGTCAGTTTGTAGGTCGCCGCGTCATCCTGGGGGAACTCGTAGGGAAAGTCAGTGATGATGCAGGTTCCGGTGTATCGCTTGCCGGAAGGCAGCCGGATTTCCGCTTTCAATGTGGATCGGCTGTTAAACACTTCGTCCAGGTGGTCCAAGGCGGTGTCGCTCTCCAACATGAATCCGTCGCAATCGATGCTCCAGGAGAGCACCCCGGCCACATTCTCAGCCCAGCCGTAGGCGTCCTTGGAAGTGGTTTCGATCAGGTTGGCCGAACGGTTCAGGGTGGCTCCACTCTGGCCGCCAACCACCGTGTATACGGGCTGGCTGGTGACGGAATCCGAACCCGTTTGGACGTACAGCAGCACGTCTACGCCTGCGATTTTTGCCAAATAATCAAGCCTCCTCAGTGATCAAGGTGAAATTCAGCGAGTAGACAGAACGATTGTTTTCATCGAGGCCCAGAAACAGAGGTCCAGACTGTGCGGCTGCACAAAAAATGACGTGGGTTGTTCCCACGTCGAAGTTGCGTTTGCCGTGAAGGGCCTGATGAAGGTCAGTGGCTTTTTTCTCTGCCACAGCCGGATCGCTGGCCCGGATCAATATCTGTAAGGCGGGGCGGCTGATGTTTGCTTTCAGACTTGCTTCTCCCCCGCCTGTCAGCTGGACAGCCGCACAATCACCAGCCAGCGGTGGGAACGTATTGGCGAAGTACGTGAAGGGGGCGGTTTGCTTGAGGACCGCGATGAGTTCGGTGATACTCACCTCATTAAGCCCCCTTAATCACGGATTGCAGTTCCCGTTCGATGTGCTGTTTGTACGCCGGAGTTTCGCCTTCCAGCGGTCGGGTCAAAAACTTAGTTCCAACGGGGTAGTGCTTGCCGCTCATGCCCACGCCGCCGGGTTTCGCAAGGGAGCCAGAGCCGAGCCGATATCGGCATTCATGCATCCACAGGGCGTAGTTGAACGGGCCTTCCTTGACGCAGTAATCCACCTTGGCAGCTACTTTGCTTCTGACAGCGGTCACTTCCTTGGCATAGGACTTTTCCAACACGCCCTTATCGTGAGGGGCCGTTTCCGAGGACGTGCGGACCAAATCGTCGGCACAGTCGTGGACGGCGCGGGACAACTGTTTCTGAATTTCCTTCTGTACCCGCCGGAGAATACGGTCATCGATCTTGAAGCGAGCTTTCATCAGACCACCACTTTCGTGAACAGGGGTTTGCCGCTGAAATCCCGCAGAACATCAATGCGAACAGGGTTTTTTCGGGTGGTGCGGCCCAATTCATCGGTCCATTCCAGTTGATCGCCGTATTCCACCGGAGCCAACCCTTTGAGCAGGATTTCAGCCGTCAGGACGATTTCCTGCCCATTGGCGTTGGTCATCCGCTTCGAACTTGAATCCAGCCGACATAGGTAGGCAACGGGCTCGCTGAGGGCCGGGTTTCCCCAAATGTCCAGTTCCCCGGAGCGCCGAATGAGGACGGTCTGCTTCATCGGAATCAGTCAGCATACCTCCCCACCCGGCGGCCCAGAATGGCGATCACTTCAGGGGAAATGCGGGGGACCGTGTTCATAGAGATGCCAAGGCCGCTGACAGAAACGGAGGTCACGCCCTGCTGGGACTTGCGAACCGTTTCGTCCATTCGCAAGAGCCACAGGGCTTGCTCGAACACCGCTTCATCGGGAAGAGGCCGGGTGTCCCGTCGATAACTTCGGAACACCCGGTAAAGCTGAGTTTCAGCCGTGTTCAAGGCGCGATGGCGAGTGACGTCGTCGGCTGCCGTCCATTCCTCGTTATGAAGAACTTGCGTGACAAAGTAGGTGTTGGCTAGATTTAGATCCGCCATCTCGCCTCACCTACTTCGCAACGGTCTTCGGCTTCTTTTCTTCCGCCGGTTCCTCGCCGATAACTTCAGCGGTATATCCGTAATCGTTTGTCAGAAGGTTTTTCAGTCGTTCATCTTCCACGATGGCCTCACCGTTTTGAAAAAGTACGCCCTCCGTTACACCGTTATAGATCGCGTTGGGCGTCTTAATCCGATACTTCGCCAATCTTTTCCCTCCCTACGAAAAATGAAGGCGTGGCAGATCGCTCCACCACGCCGTTCATCGATTAGGATTTTTTGATGTACCGCAGCCGTGCGGCTGCCCGAGGATGGAACACCGCCATCCCGCAGTAGAACTCAATCCGGGTGCGGAATACGGGCTTGCTGTCGATCTCGCCAAGGTCTCGAACAGATACGCCGCCGTTACGCAGGCCCGAGACATACTGCTCGGTCCCGAATTTAATAGCGTAGATGGAGCCTGTGTTGGACTCCGTACCGGCCTTGTTCAGTTCGTTAAAACCAAGGATTTCTTGTCCGGCTCCGTCGGTTTCGATGATGCGGATGGGGATCCCAGCGTAGGTGCTGACTTGTCGACCAAAGGAATCCTCGCCACTCTCGATATAGTGGGTGGAGGTCTTCAACGACTTCTTGATTTCACGACGCATCGCTTTGGAGCAAAGAAGGATGTCCGGTTCACCTTCTACCGCGTCAATCAGTTCGTCCAGCTTGTCCGAATCGAAGAATCCATCGTTATTATCAATAATTTGAGAACCAGTGAGCCGTTTTTGCAGCCCGTCGAACTGCCCCGGCAAAGCAGCGTCGCCCTTGAAAAAAGCTCGGGTAAACTCCAAAGCGAGGGCCTTGGCTTTCAGGTCCGTGTGGATGGACCGGATGTCGTTGACATTCCCACGGGTCTGGACGAGGAACTTGTCAATGTCAACGTCCCCGCCGAGGATATACAGTCCCTCGGAGAGTTGATTGACGACGCCTGCGGATTCGACGTAACCTTCATTGACGGAACGGAACGCGATGCCGGGCAAAGTTTGCTCCTGATTGTACTTGTACGAGTTGCCCGAAATCTCCATGAACGGCAAGAGTTCCAGGATGGGAGACGAACGGGCAAAGGTTTGGATGACGCCTTTCTGCAGAATATCAGTCGATAGCTTCGCGGCTTCCGTCATCGTTAATGCCAAAGAATGTATTCCTCCCTAATCGTTTTTGGGCATAAAAAAAGCGCAATCCGCGAGGATTACGCTCGTTGGGCATAGCCCATTTTAAGAAGCTGGATGGAACTGAGTTGGTTGAGGTCCGTGGTCTGCGCTTGCGCCGGGTTGGTCGCCTGGCCGACTGGCTGTTCCTGTTTGCCGGTGCCGAACAGCCCTTTCTGCTCCGCCATCGCCAGCCATTCCAGCTTGGCTTCCGGGGTGAGGTTT
This region includes:
- a CDS encoding gene transfer agent family protein; the protein is MANKQRGFVDIDLDKPRRLRYTLNALAEIEDKLGLTVTELGEANLGLKAIRTFLWAGLIHEAPELTEKAVGDWVDFENMAYVQTKIAEAFETATRKND
- a CDS encoding minor capsid protein, with protein sequence MSITELIAVLKQTAPFTYFANTFPPLAGDCAAVQLTGGGEASLKANISRPALQILIRASDPAVAEKKATDLHQALHGKRNFDVGTTHVIFCAAAQSGPLFLGLDENNRSVYSLNFTLITEEA
- a CDS encoding tape measure protein, encoding MASLSSVLVSFTADISGLQSKIQTAMGQVKYAGGQMQQTGSTMGGAFSSLKSVALPAIGAITTALGGLSIGKGLSFNADMEQAAISFETLLGSAEKARDMIGQLQRFGAETPFEFPGLQKSAKLMLAMGFSAESVMPNLRSIGDAVSAIGGGEEVLNGITMALGQMATKGKVSAEEMNQLAERGIPAWDLMADKLGMSKQQLMALSAQGKVMADEAVPALIEAMGTKFSGAMQKQSQTFTGMLSTLKDNTNMLIGQVLQPVSERLKAFMPLAIAFVDKLSSGFKADGLKGAIEGAFSPGVATVLNGIITGVSTLFSILQDNWGIISPILLGIASGFTAFAAINGILSAAISVMAAYGAAAAALATPVGIAAAVIGTLAIAGIYLYTHWDEITKKLATCWSTIEQTAVSIWTGIGVFFQVIWDGLLETAAAVWDAYSAYLSSVWSAIGTAASAAFTSIQSIAAGAWNGIAAIFQGAGNTVVAIVANAWTAISALFSAHTQTLAAIAQAIWNGLKIVFAAGFLILIDLVAGNWDRIVETFEAAKARLGDIVATLWESLKRIWTSAFDTIRRATTDSMNSVKDEIARAMNAVSQKIGSAWEFIGRVWNNTLTAVDGSTRTILASVLETVIAAALSLKSTWDEATKTFRRLTEEMWRLVLACFAEAPGKLMAAMTVIKTVLRQKWEEIKQEAFTMGMNVVRGFVDGMMNLGGWLRNAAAGLFQGAIDSAKSALKIHSPSRVMREIGEFTALGFIAGMDRQGDAVGDAGRTMANRATHEVASTAYAPRPFSTPELSPAGGGNTFHITIQGSNASEIWEQLERQLARRGVKW
- a CDS encoding BhlA/UviB family holin-like peptide, which translates into the protein MDKLISVALEQGLWAALFVSLYLYQLNDSRRLQSEAKVREDKLTDFLKDVSRQFEVLAKQYEKLSCDVQEIKIDIRERGKA
- a CDS encoding major capsid protein translates to MALTMTEAAKLSTDILQKGVIQTFARSSPILELLPFMEISGNSYKYNQEQTLPGIAFRSVNEGYVESAGVVNQLSEGLYILGGDVDIDKFLVQTRGNVNDIRSIHTDLKAKALALEFTRAFFKGDAALPGQFDGLQKRLTGSQIIDNNDGFFDSDKLDELIDAVEGEPDILLCSKAMRREIKKSLKTSTHYIESGEDSFGRQVSTYAGIPIRIIETDGAGQEILGFNELNKAGTESNTGSIYAIKFGTEQYVSGLRNGGVSVRDLGEIDSKPVFRTRIEFYCGMAVFHPRAAARLRYIKKS
- a CDS encoding peptidoglycan recognition protein family protein, producing MANIIQDLVPVGAKNRPGNALTPKFITVHNTGNSTKGANAAGHAAFIKSPGAGSTSWHFTVDDLQIIQHIPTNENAWHAGDGLNGPGNRTSIGVEICENSDGNLAQAETNAIDLIIDLMKEHAIPLSNVVPHKHWTGKLCPHLILPRWDAFIASIAKRQQERIQAEKLAVVPDWARESVKKLMDKDVLTEPAGDATFYRLVVILDRLKLIAS
- a CDS encoding phage tail tube protein — encoded protein: MAKIAGVDVLLYVQTGSDSVTSQPVYTVVGGQSGATLNRSANLIETTSKDAYGWAENVAGVLSWSIDCDGFMLESDTALDHLDEVFNSRSTLKAEIRLPSGKRYTGTCIITDFPYEFPQDDAATYKLTLTGTGALAVSTGS